From [Clostridium] symbiosum, a single genomic window includes:
- a CDS encoding pyridoxal phosphate-dependent aminotransferase, which yields MPKLSDRVGTFTDSVIRRMTRISDAKEGSINLSQGFPDFDPPKEITDALAKAAAEGPHQYSITYGADNIREALARKHGNAIGRAIDPDKEIVVTCGGTEAMMAAMMTICNPGDNVIVFSPFYENYGADAILSGANPIYVPLIPPEFNFDREVLEDAFKQGVKAIIICNPSNPCGKVFTREELTFIGSLAEKYDAFVVTDEVYEHIIFKPNVHVHMAGLPGMYDRTITCNSLSKTYSITGWRLGYLIGPEEVIEGAKKVHDFLTVGAAAPLQEAATVGLNFGPEYYEELQQIYTEKRDYFVAGLDKIGLKHTVPQGSYFILIDISDFLALPQFKGYTDLEFCEWMIDHYGVAAVPGSSFFKEEVNHLIRLHFARQKETLDEALRRLGEMVKVLE from the coding sequence ATGCCAAAATTAAGTGACCGCGTCGGCACGTTTACAGATTCCGTCATCCGGAGAATGACCAGAATCAGCGACGCAAAAGAAGGCTCCATCAATTTATCCCAGGGGTTTCCGGACTTTGACCCGCCGAAGGAGATAACCGATGCACTGGCAAAAGCCGCGGCGGAGGGGCCTCACCAGTACAGCATCACATACGGCGCCGATAATATCCGTGAGGCTCTGGCCAGGAAACACGGCAATGCCATCGGGCGCGCGATTGATCCCGATAAGGAGATCGTTGTGACATGCGGGGGGACGGAGGCCATGATGGCAGCCATGATGACCATCTGCAATCCCGGAGACAATGTCATCGTGTTTTCCCCATTTTATGAAAACTACGGGGCGGATGCCATTCTTTCGGGTGCCAATCCGATTTATGTTCCGCTCATTCCCCCGGAATTTAACTTTGACCGTGAAGTTTTGGAGGATGCGTTTAAACAGGGGGTAAAAGCCATTATCATCTGCAATCCGTCCAACCCCTGCGGCAAGGTATTTACGCGGGAGGAACTTACCTTTATCGGTTCCCTGGCTGAGAAATACGATGCCTTTGTCGTGACGGATGAGGTATATGAGCATATTATTTTCAAACCCAATGTGCATGTACATATGGCAGGCCTTCCGGGCATGTATGACAGGACGATCACCTGCAATTCCCTTTCCAAGACCTACTCGATTACGGGATGGCGTCTCGGCTATCTGATCGGGCCGGAGGAAGTGATTGAAGGAGCGAAGAAAGTCCATGATTTCCTGACCGTCGGGGCGGCGGCTCCGCTTCAGGAGGCGGCAACCGTGGGTCTGAATTTCGGACCGGAATACTATGAGGAGCTTCAGCAGATTTATACGGAGAAAAGAGACTATTTTGTGGCGGGACTGGACAAAATCGGGCTGAAACATACGGTTCCCCAGGGATCCTATTTTATCCTGATCGATATTTCCGATTTCCTTGCCCTGCCTCAGTTTAAGGGGTATACGGATCTGGAATTCTGTGAGTGGATGATCGATCATTACGGTGTGGCCGCAGTACCCGGTTCCAGCTTCTTTAAAGAAGAGGTGAACCATCTGATCCGCCTGCATTTTGCAAGGCAGAAGGAGACCCTGGATGAGGCGCTGCGCCGGCTGGGAGAGATGGTGAAAGTACTGGAATGA
- the fliB gene encoding flagellin lysine-N-methylase — translation MKKIITVRYPHYYKEFSCTGSRCEDTCCASWGVSIDPVSLKRYQCVKGEFGRRLRESIDTGTGSFIQREGRCPFLNRENLCDMYTCLGEKSLCRTCRDFPRHMEDYGPLREVTLSLACPEAARLILGTGRRGEDESAGKTEAERKTKAEDKSERLKNVKTAAPEYYIRKKAVEDKKGGKRADRGVDTHLLRRLIKVREAFYTILSWEEVEMEARMAVILTLAHDAEKRLENGRKDSFERLLARYTLPENRERLLSLYRPYKGRAGERQRDSLMCLYLELTGTLEPVSLRWKEMAGKYAEVLYGGNTGAAEHSAQNSELSRSELQKKLKQVYPFIDSDMEKLMRYFLYTYVLGAAYDGQLLTTVKMAVFSCLVIREADLGIFKETGSFTKEDQIETAHLWSRQLEHSDYNLKKMERLMGRHEALGMKQMLLCLLGGVS, via the coding sequence ATGAAAAAAATAATTACGGTGCGCTATCCGCACTACTATAAAGAATTTTCATGTACAGGCTCCCGCTGCGAAGATACCTGCTGTGCTTCGTGGGGAGTCTCCATCGATCCGGTTTCCCTGAAACGCTACCAATGCGTGAAAGGGGAATTCGGAAGACGGCTTCGTGAGTCCATCGACACCGGAACGGGCAGCTTCATCCAGAGGGAGGGAAGGTGCCCGTTTTTAAACCGGGAAAATCTCTGCGATATGTATACCTGCCTCGGTGAAAAGAGCCTTTGCAGAACCTGCCGTGATTTTCCGCGCCATATGGAAGATTATGGCCCGCTGCGCGAGGTGACGCTCTCCCTGGCCTGCCCCGAAGCTGCCAGGCTGATTCTCGGAACCGGAAGAAGGGGAGAGGATGAGAGCGCCGGGAAAACAGAGGCAGAAAGGAAAACAAAGGCGGAGGATAAATCAGAGCGGCTGAAAAATGTGAAAACGGCCGCCCCCGAATACTACATCCGCAAAAAGGCGGTTGAAGATAAAAAAGGTGGGAAAAGGGCGGACCGTGGGGTGGACACGCATCTGCTCAGGCGGCTTATAAAAGTCAGGGAGGCCTTCTATACCATACTCTCATGGGAAGAAGTAGAGATGGAAGCCAGGATGGCGGTCATTCTGACTCTGGCACATGACGCCGAAAAAAGGCTGGAAAACGGCCGTAAAGACAGTTTTGAACGGCTGCTGGCCCGATACACTCTGCCGGAGAACAGAGAACGCCTGCTCTCCCTGTACCGCCCATACAAAGGCAGGGCGGGGGAGAGGCAGAGAGACAGCCTGATGTGTCTTTATCTGGAACTGACCGGTACCCTTGAACCAGTTTCACTCAGGTGGAAAGAGATGGCCGGGAAGTATGCGGAAGTATTATATGGCGGGAATACCGGGGCCGCGGAGCATTCCGCGCAGAATTCTGAGCTTTCCCGCAGTGAACTGCAGAAGAAACTAAAACAGGTATATCCGTTCATCGATTCCGACATGGAAAAACTGATGAGGTATTTTCTCTATACGTATGTACTGGGAGCCGCATATGACGGGCAATTGCTGACCACGGTCAAGATGGCTGTATTCAGTTGTCTGGTAATACGGGAAGCGGATCTGGGGATTTTTAAAGAGACAGGGAGCTTTACGAAAGAGGATCAGATAGAAACAGCCCATCTCTGGTCCAGGCAGTTGGAACATTCGGATTACAATCTTAAGAAAATGGAGCGGCTGATGGGGAGGCATGAGGCTTTGGGAATGAAGCAGATGTTACTTTGCCTGCTGGGGGGAGTTAGTTGA
- a CDS encoding MATE family efflux transporter: protein MSNENKMGTMPVNKLLVSMSLPMIASMLVQALYNVVDSVFVAQISENALTAVSLAFPIQSLMIAVSSGTCVGINALLSRSLGEKRQKEANLSAANGVFLAFVSYLVFALIGIFGSHLFFASQTENAEIIKYGTQYLTICLIFSFGIFMEMTFERIMQSTGRTIYSMVTQGTGAIINIILDPIMIFGLLGFPRLGIQGAAIATVTGQIIAMILAILFNKKKNHDVQLSIKGFRPDGRIIAKIYEVGVPSIVMQSIVSIMTFGMNKILIMFSETAVSVLGIYFKLQSFIFMPIFGLNNGVIPIVAYNYGAGNRKRIMDTIKLSTFIAIGIMLIGLIIFQLFPEWLLMLFNASDHMLEVGAPALRIISTSFLFAGYCIILGSVFQALGNGIYSLVVSVARQLFCILPLAYIFAKVAGLHAVWYSFPLAELISVTLTTILFRRIYVKKIKTLSR, encoded by the coding sequence ATGTCAAATGAAAATAAAATGGGTACCATGCCCGTCAATAAACTGCTGGTTTCCATGTCGCTTCCCATGATTGCATCCATGCTGGTACAGGCTCTTTACAATGTCGTAGACAGTGTCTTCGTCGCCCAGATCAGCGAAAATGCCCTGACGGCGGTTTCGCTCGCCTTTCCAATCCAGAGCCTTATGATCGCGGTGTCTTCTGGAACATGTGTCGGCATCAATGCCCTGCTCTCACGCTCCCTCGGTGAAAAGCGCCAGAAGGAAGCCAACCTTTCTGCCGCCAACGGCGTATTTCTGGCCTTTGTCAGCTACCTTGTTTTCGCACTGATTGGAATCTTCGGTTCACATCTGTTTTTTGCAAGCCAGACGGAGAACGCGGAAATCATTAAATACGGTACGCAGTATCTCACCATCTGCCTGATTTTCTCCTTCGGTATTTTCATGGAGATGACATTTGAGAGAATCATGCAGTCCACCGGCCGGACCATCTACAGCATGGTGACACAGGGCACCGGAGCCATCATCAACATTATCCTGGACCCGATTATGATTTTCGGTCTGCTCGGTTTCCCGCGCCTCGGAATACAGGGAGCCGCCATCGCCACGGTCACGGGCCAGATTATCGCAATGATACTTGCCATTCTTTTTAATAAAAAGAAAAATCATGACGTTCAGCTCTCGATAAAAGGATTCAGACCCGATGGCCGCATCATCGCCAAGATTTACGAGGTAGGTGTTCCTTCCATTGTTATGCAGTCTATCGTTTCCATCATGACCTTTGGAATGAATAAAATTCTTATCATGTTTTCCGAGACGGCCGTTTCCGTCCTGGGTATTTACTTCAAGCTCCAGAGTTTCATCTTTATGCCTATTTTCGGATTAAATAACGGTGTGATTCCGATTGTTGCCTACAACTACGGAGCCGGAAACAGGAAGAGAATTATGGATACCATTAAACTGAGCACTTTCATCGCCATCGGAATTATGCTGATCGGCCTTATCATTTTCCAGTTGTTCCCGGAATGGCTGCTGATGCTTTTCAACGCCTCCGATCACATGCTGGAAGTCGGCGCACCGGCGCTGCGCATCATCAGCACCAGCTTCCTGTTTGCAGGCTACTGCATCATTCTCGGCTCCGTTTTCCAGGCGCTGGGCAACGGAATCTACAGCCTCGTCGTATCGGTAGCCAGACAGCTTTTCTGTATCCTGCCTCTGGCTTACATATTTGCCAAAGTGGCGGGCCTCCACGCTGTGTGGTACTCCTTCCCGCTGGCGGAACTTATCTCCGTCACACTGACTACGATTCTGTTCAGGAGAATTTATGTGAAAAAGATTAAGACACTTTCCCGATAA
- a CDS encoding aminotransferase, which produces MKPYSELTREELLELKKDLSAQYHAFQGKDLKLDMSRGKPSVEQLDLSMGMMDVLSSDCDLTCEDGTDCRNYGVLDGIKEAKELLGDMIEVPADNIIIYGNSSLNVMYDTISRSMTHGVMGNTPWCKLDKVKFLCPVPGYDRHFAITEYFGIEMINVPMTEDGPDMDMVENLVSTDDSIKGIWCVPKYSNPTGNSYSDQTVRRFARLKPAAADFRIYWDNAYSLHHLYDDDQDNLIEILAECKRAGNPDLAYKFSSTSKISFPGSGIAAIATSHNNLEDIKKQLRMQTIGHDKVNQLRHVRYFKNIHGMVEHMRKHAEILRPKFEAVENILARELDGLGIGTWTTPKGGYFISFDSLDGCAKDIVAKCKKAGVVMTGAGATYPYGKDPHDSNIRIAPSYPPLQDLITATELFALCVKVVSVNKYLNGMK; this is translated from the coding sequence ATGAAGCCATACAGCGAATTGACGAGAGAAGAGTTGTTGGAGCTTAAGAAAGACCTGTCTGCCCAGTACCATGCATTTCAGGGGAAGGATTTAAAACTTGACATGTCGCGCGGAAAACCCAGCGTGGAACAGCTCGATTTATCCATGGGAATGATGGATGTGCTGAGCAGTGACTGTGACCTGACATGTGAAGACGGCACAGACTGCCGTAATTACGGTGTACTCGACGGTATTAAAGAAGCGAAAGAGCTGCTTGGCGACATGATCGAAGTTCCGGCTGATAATATTATTATTTACGGAAACTCCAGCCTGAATGTTATGTATGACACGATATCGCGTTCCATGACTCACGGCGTAATGGGGAACACCCCGTGGTGCAAGCTTGATAAAGTGAAATTCTTATGTCCCGTACCTGGTTATGACAGACATTTTGCCATTACCGAATATTTTGGCATTGAGATGATTAATGTACCGATGACGGAAGACGGACCTGATATGGATATGGTTGAGAACCTCGTCTCCACCGATGACAGCATCAAAGGCATCTGGTGCGTTCCGAAGTATTCTAACCCAACCGGCAACTCCTACTCGGATCAGACGGTACGCCGTTTTGCAAGACTGAAACCGGCGGCAGCCGATTTCAGGATTTATTGGGATAACGCATACAGTCTGCATCATTTATATGATGATGATCAGGATAACCTGATTGAAATTCTGGCTGAGTGCAAGAGAGCGGGAAATCCGGATCTGGCTTACAAGTTTTCCTCCACATCCAAAATCAGCTTCCCGGGTTCCGGTATTGCGGCAATCGCAACATCCCACAACAACCTGGAAGATATCAAGAAACAGTTGAGAATGCAGACAATCGGCCATGACAAAGTGAACCAGCTCCGCCATGTCCGCTATTTCAAGAATATCCATGGCATGGTAGAGCATATGCGCAAGCATGCCGAGATTTTAAGACCGAAGTTTGAGGCAGTGGAGAATATTCTTGCCCGTGAACTTGATGGACTTGGAATCGGTACCTGGACTACTCCGAAGGGGGGATATTTCATTTCCTTCGATTCTCTGGACGGCTGTGCCAAAGATATCGTGGCAAAATGTAAGAAAGCAGGCGTTGTGATGACGGGGGCGGGCGCTACTTATCCTTACGGCAAGGATCCTCATGACAGCAATATCCGTATTGCTCCATCCTATCCGCCGCTTCAGGATCTTATCACCGCTACGGAACTGTTTGCTCTCTGTGTAAAGGTTGTCAGCGTTAACAAATATCTCAATGGGATGAAATAA
- a CDS encoding GtrA family protein: protein MLNEKMGKLWARFVNRETVSYFIFGVLTTAVDWLVYPLMRWFGHSVALSSIASWAAAVIFAFVTNKLFVFQSYTFRPKELGKEFVSFVSCRALTGAFTVAAMVVIVDVMGWNEWIGKVAVSALSLVLNYIFSKLFIFKKTAENN, encoded by the coding sequence ATGTTAAATGAAAAAATGGGAAAACTGTGGGCAAGGTTCGTGAACCGTGAGACGGTCTCCTACTTTATTTTCGGCGTCCTTACGACGGCGGTGGACTGGCTTGTTTATCCGCTGATGAGATGGTTCGGCCATTCGGTTGCACTGTCTTCCATCGCATCCTGGGCGGCGGCAGTCATTTTTGCGTTTGTGACAAACAAGCTTTTTGTATTTCAAAGTTATACGTTCCGGCCGAAGGAGCTGGGCAAGGAATTTGTTTCCTTTGTCTCCTGCCGTGCGCTGACCGGAGCATTTACCGTGGCTGCCATGGTGGTAATCGTGGATGTGATGGGATGGAATGAATGGATTGGAAAAGTCGCAGTGTCGGCGTTATCGCTGGTACTGAATTATATATTCAGCAAGTTATTTATATTTAAAAAGACAGCGGAGAATAACTGA
- a CDS encoding YfhO family protein, with translation MDRDEISGISKEFEEVLEQVSAGRQTAREKTEQPGMSGAATGLSGAAVGLSAVKSAETLQTEEQQYAARQDMREEKIREENMNGQNRRGREQQEPSLQSSAKKQETGRPGTGRVKAWKQPRETSEEELLYMEETPEQKSLPEYQQTFKIEEERRMQEEPGMQEAAATREEMGTQEEGSDEEPSTESYLFEEDEQESYPDEEHEDQEGSDEYSDDMEEEQEEEEEFRPAVSGGILHPSDGLIAAFFIPVIVLVVIFAQRGIFPFGQESFLRTDMYHQYAPFFSEFHHKLRSGGSLLYSWDIGMGVNFAALYAYYLASPLNWLVILCPKEYIIEFMTYMIVFKTGLCGLSFSYYLKKHNRTSDFGVGFFGIFYALSGYMAAYSWNIMWLDCILLFPLIMLGLERLVKEKKGMLYCVTLGLSILSNYYISIMICLFMVIYFICLLILEGKRRAKDFFISLVQFGGYSLIAGALAAFVLLPEIAALQTTASGDFNFPKTYEMYFSIMDMLARHIGNVQTEIGLDHWPNIYCGVAVFLFFLLYLACRKIPVKEKAVYCGLLLLFFASFSINVLNFIWHGFHYPNSLPCRQSFIYIFLILSMCYRAYMYLGETPKKHVAIAFWGSVCYVLLAQKFIKDEAYHFIVFYVAILFLAVYAGLIYFYKNPRRSRTTAALLTLAVVAVESAVNTTVTSITTTSRSAYKSDNEGVIELTENLKTGNGFYRVDKVDGKTKNDGAWMNFPSVSLFSSVASADMTSFFKNVGCEGSTNAYSIVGSTPLIDSLFSVRYALYNNRQLNPRIQLKDFSGETFLYENPYTLPLGFMMPDIMETGWKLELPNPIDVQNDLCDALDTPPVFETVMGENDGGTFSFTPEKDGEYYIYVMNHQVKSVKMAAREDIKTFDSLNRGYLIEVGYCKAGETVTLENKDNSDGLNAEAYLFKEEGLKAIYGRLNANPFILGVWDDDYLEGNIDAGDGGTMFMSIPYDKGWTALVDGNPVTIKQIYGTFSGLELSAGRHTVVLKYMPEGLKLGAVISASALLILILLAVCGWMFRKKRKKPTPYDRLDEEWHGESFPNRR, from the coding sequence ATGGACAGGGATGAAATATCCGGAATTTCCAAAGAATTTGAAGAAGTGTTGGAGCAGGTGTCGGCGGGAAGGCAGACGGCGCGGGAGAAGACGGAACAGCCCGGTATGAGCGGGGCTGCGACCGGACTGAGCGGGGCTGCGGTCGGACTCAGCGCTGTAAAGAGTGCGGAAACGCTTCAGACGGAAGAACAGCAATACGCTGCAAGGCAGGATATGAGGGAAGAGAAGATAAGGGAAGAGAATATGAACGGACAGAATAGGAGAGGGCGGGAACAGCAGGAACCGTCTCTGCAGAGTTCTGCGAAAAAACAGGAAACTGGACGTCCCGGCACGGGCAGGGTAAAGGCCTGGAAACAGCCGCGTGAAACGTCGGAGGAGGAACTTCTCTATATGGAAGAAACACCGGAACAGAAAAGCCTGCCGGAGTATCAGCAGACGTTTAAAATAGAAGAAGAACGCAGAATGCAGGAAGAACCGGGAATGCAGGAAGCGGCAGCCACCCGGGAAGAGATGGGTACACAGGAAGAAGGTTCGGATGAAGAGCCTTCTACGGAGAGTTACCTGTTTGAGGAGGATGAACAGGAGAGTTACCCGGATGAGGAGCATGAGGATCAGGAAGGTTCCGATGAATATTCCGATGACATGGAGGAAGAGCAAGAGGAAGAAGAGGAATTCCGTCCAGCCGTTTCCGGCGGGATTCTGCATCCTTCGGACGGACTGATTGCGGCATTTTTTATTCCGGTCATTGTCCTGGTTGTCATCTTTGCCCAGAGAGGGATATTCCCGTTTGGGCAGGAGAGTTTCCTTCGGACGGATATGTATCATCAGTATGCCCCGTTTTTTTCGGAGTTCCATCATAAACTGAGAAGCGGCGGCAGCCTGCTGTACAGCTGGGATATCGGCATGGGCGTCAATTTTGCGGCCCTCTATGCCTACTATTTGGCAAGCCCTCTCAACTGGCTTGTGATTCTTTGTCCGAAAGAATATATTATAGAATTTATGACGTACATGATTGTGTTTAAGACCGGTTTATGCGGACTCAGTTTTTCCTATTACCTGAAAAAACACAATCGGACCTCGGATTTCGGCGTGGGATTTTTCGGGATTTTCTATGCGCTTTCGGGATATATGGCGGCCTATAGCTGGAATATTATGTGGCTGGACTGCATCCTTCTGTTTCCGCTGATTATGCTGGGGCTGGAACGGCTGGTAAAGGAGAAAAAGGGGATGCTTTACTGCGTGACCCTGGGTCTTTCCATTTTGTCCAACTACTATATCTCCATTATGATCTGCCTGTTTATGGTGATCTACTTTATCTGTCTTTTGATTCTGGAGGGAAAGAGACGTGCAAAAGATTTCTTTATCAGTCTCGTCCAGTTCGGCGGTTATTCACTGATTGCCGGAGCGCTTGCGGCGTTCGTGCTGCTGCCCGAGATTGCGGCCCTTCAGACCACGGCCTCCGGGGATTTTAATTTCCCGAAAACGTACGAGATGTATTTCTCCATCATGGATATGCTGGCGCGCCATATCGGGAATGTGCAGACGGAGATCGGGCTGGATCACTGGCCTAATATCTACTGCGGCGTCGCCGTCTTTCTGTTCTTCCTTTTATACCTGGCGTGCAGAAAGATTCCGGTGAAGGAAAAGGCGGTCTACTGTGGGCTTCTGCTCCTGTTTTTTGCCAGCTTTTCCATCAATGTGCTGAATTTTATCTGGCATGGCTTCCACTATCCCAACAGCCTGCCGTGCCGTCAGTCCTTTATTTACATTTTCCTGATACTGTCCATGTGTTACCGTGCTTATATGTATCTGGGCGAGACGCCGAAGAAACATGTTGCCATTGCCTTCTGGGGCTCGGTCTGCTATGTGCTGCTGGCACAGAAGTTTATAAAAGACGAGGCCTACCATTTCATCGTATTTTATGTGGCAATCCTGTTTTTGGCGGTGTATGCGGGACTGATTTACTTTTATAAAAATCCCCGGCGTTCCCGGACCACGGCGGCGCTGCTTACGCTGGCCGTCGTGGCCGTGGAGTCGGCGGTCAATACAACGGTGACCAGCATTACGACAACGAGCCGTTCGGCTTATAAGTCTGACAATGAAGGCGTCATCGAACTGACGGAAAATCTTAAGACGGGGAATGGATTTTACCGCGTGGACAAGGTGGACGGTAAGACGAAGAATGACGGAGCGTGGATGAATTTTCCGTCCGTTTCGCTGTTTTCCTCCGTGGCCAGCGCCGATATGACCTCCTTCTTTAAGAACGTAGGATGCGAGGGTTCGACCAATGCATACAGCATAGTCGGAAGTACCCCTCTGATCGACTCCCTGTTTTCGGTCCGATATGCGCTGTACAACAACAGACAGTTAAATCCCAGAATCCAGCTTAAGGATTTTTCAGGTGAGACTTTCCTCTATGAAAATCCGTATACACTGCCGCTGGGCTTTATGATGCCCGATATCATGGAGACGGGATGGAAACTGGAACTTCCGAATCCGATCGACGTCCAGAACGACCTCTGTGACGCGCTGGATACGCCTCCTGTGTTTGAAACGGTGATGGGGGAGAATGACGGCGGCACGTTCAGTTTCACGCCTGAAAAAGACGGGGAATACTATATATATGTTATGAACCATCAGGTAAAGTCCGTAAAAATGGCAGCCAGGGAGGATATTAAGACCTTTGACAGCCTCAACCGCGGATATCTGATTGAGGTTGGCTACTGTAAAGCAGGAGAAACCGTTACGCTTGAAAATAAGGATAATTCGGACGGCCTGAATGCGGAGGCATACCTGTTTAAGGAGGAGGGGCTCAAGGCAATCTACGGGCGCCTGAACGCGAATCCGTTCATTCTCGGGGTATGGGACGACGATTATCTGGAAGGAAATATAGATGCCGGGGACGGCGGAACCATGTTCATGTCGATTCCATACGATAAAGGCTGGACGGCCCTGGTCGACGGCAATCCTGTGACAATAAAACAGATCTACGGAACCTTTTCGGGACTTGAGCTTTCGGCCGGACGCCATACGGTGGTTCTGAAATACATGCCGGAAGGGCTGAAGCTGGGAGCGGTTATCAGCGCCTCGGCACTGCTGATCCTGATTCTCCTGGCGGTGTGCGGCTGGATGTTCAGAAAAAAACGAAAGAAACCGACGCCGTATGACAGACTGGATGAAGAATGGCACGGAGAGTCGTTTCCGAACCGGAGATGA
- a CDS encoding adenine phosphoribosyltransferase, whose translation MKKLEEYVRSIPDFPEPGIIFRDITTILQDPDGLHMSVDRILKDLEGVDFDVVVGPESRGFIFGVPVAYALHKGFVPVRKKGKLPCKTVSMEYDLEYGSAVIEMHEDSIKPGQKVVIVDDLIATGGTTEAIIKLIEKLGGEVVKICFVMELAGLHGRDRLEDYQVDALITYEGK comes from the coding sequence ATGAAAAAGTTAGAAGAATATGTAAGAAGCATTCCGGACTTTCCGGAACCGGGAATTATTTTCAGGGATATTACAACAATTCTCCAGGATCCAGACGGACTCCACATGTCGGTAGACAGGATTCTTAAAGATTTGGAGGGCGTTGACTTTGACGTGGTCGTGGGACCTGAGTCCAGAGGATTTATTTTCGGGGTTCCGGTTGCCTATGCGCTTCATAAGGGCTTTGTACCCGTAAGAAAGAAGGGAAAACTGCCATGCAAGACAGTTTCCATGGAATACGATCTGGAATACGGCAGCGCCGTAATTGAAATGCATGAGGATTCCATAAAACCGGGGCAGAAGGTAGTTATCGTAGACGACCTGATAGCCACCGGAGGAACGACGGAAGCAATTATCAAACTGATCGAAAAACTGGGCGGCGAAGTTGTGAAAATCTGTTTTGTAATGGAGCTGGCAGGTTTACACGGCAGAGACCGACTGGAAGATTATCAGGTGGATGCGCTGATTACGTATGAAGGAAAATAA
- a CDS encoding D-2-hydroxyacid dehydrogenase — MKKILVTLPVTAEQKKLYADTAPEAEFIFCRKEEVTAEMVGSLTAVIGNIPPSMLAENQAIEWVQLNSAGTDGYLAEGVLSETAVLTNSTGAYGVGIAEHMTGQLLMLLKKFPVYLENQKLHIWKDAGTVRSICGSRILIVGMGDIGTEFAVRMKAFGAYVAGLRRTVREKPACVDEMDTIDNLERQLALADVVAVCLPGTKETFHMFSVRQFAAMKEGAVFLNVGRGNVVDTEALVDALKTGKLSGASIDVCEKEPLPGEEELWDCPNLLLTPHVSGGFHLKYTVDRIVDISLKNLNVYINGGEYLSVVDRRTGYKISGSVSG; from the coding sequence ATGAAGAAAATCCTGGTAACGCTCCCGGTGACGGCGGAGCAGAAAAAACTGTATGCAGACACGGCTCCCGAAGCTGAATTTATCTTTTGCAGGAAAGAGGAAGTCACGGCAGAGATGGTGGGGAGCCTGACCGCAGTTATTGGAAATATCCCACCCTCCATGCTGGCGGAAAATCAGGCAATAGAGTGGGTCCAGTTAAACAGCGCCGGAACGGACGGTTACCTGGCGGAGGGGGTGCTGTCGGAGACGGCCGTCCTCACCAACTCCACCGGGGCATATGGCGTTGGTATTGCGGAACATATGACCGGCCAGCTCCTGATGCTTTTAAAAAAGTTTCCGGTCTATCTGGAAAACCAGAAATTACATATCTGGAAGGATGCCGGAACGGTTCGTTCAATCTGCGGATCCCGTATCCTGATCGTCGGCATGGGGGACATCGGAACAGAATTTGCCGTCAGAATGAAGGCGTTCGGGGCGTATGTGGCCGGACTTCGTCGCACCGTCAGGGAAAAACCGGCCTGTGTGGATGAGATGGATACAATAGATAATCTGGAACGGCAGCTTGCTCTCGCTGATGTGGTTGCCGTCTGTCTGCCCGGGACAAAGGAGACATTTCACATGTTTTCCGTCCGTCAGTTTGCGGCGATGAAAGAGGGGGCCGTATTTTTAAACGTGGGCCGCGGCAATGTTGTGGATACGGAGGCGCTTGTGGATGCGCTAAAGACGGGAAAACTGTCCGGGGCCTCCATTGATGTGTGCGAGAAGGAACCTCTGCCCGGGGAAGAGGAACTGTGGGACTGTCCCAATCTTCTCCTCACGCCCCATGTATCGGGCGGCTTCCACCTTAAGTACACCGTGGACCGAATCGTGGATATCAGCCTGAAGAATCTGAATGTATACATAAACGGCGGGGAATATCTGAGCGTCGTCGACAGGAGGACGGGGTATAAGATATCCGGATCCGTATCCGGTTAA